The genomic DNA CAGGCGTCGTACCATTCCCGATAGCGGTGTCGAAACGCCTCGACGCCAAACTTGTGGACTTCGGGCAGATCATAGCCGGCACAGAAGACTCCTTCGCCCCCATCGAGAATGACGACGCGGACTGCCGGGTCTGCTGCCAGATCGCTCAGAGCCTTTTCGATCTCACGGCGAAGCGCCATCGACAAGGCGTTGTGCTTTTCAGGCCGGTTCAACGTAAGCCTCGCCACGCGAGGGTTCGGTCTTGTGACGACAGTCAGTTTTTCTGGCACTTCGCCTCTCTTGCCAGCCCCACTAGGCCGGAATCGTTTTTCGTGGACGATCACCGCATTCCTCCAAGTACCTCGCGCAGCCCTCGATCGACATCGAAGGCTTCGCCAAGGTGTTCCAGGTTTCCTCTCCGGTGAAGGGATAGGAGGAAGGTGCGAAATCGCGCATGATACGTGAAAGAAAACGATAGCGAGCCGAGAACAGACCCAGCAGCCCCACCGTGACGTTCTTCAGTTCGCTCACCGGCACAGGCCGGGAGCGTGCCGCCGCGTAGCGACGAGCCGCCTCTCTCAACGAAAGTTCCTCGGGACCCTGGCAATGCCACTCCTTGCCGAGTGCTTCGTCGCGGACCAAGGCTGCCGCTGCCAACCGACCGAGGTCGTCACCGGAAACCCAGTAGAAACCTACGTTGCCCCGGCCGAACACCCATAGCCTGCCACCTCGAACAAACGTCTCGAGGGTCTCCATCGCCCAACTCGATCTGAGGAGCACCCACGGCACCTGCCCAGCTCGTAACGACTCGTCGGCCGCCAGCATGTTCTGCGTCAGCCAAAAACGGGAGTCTTCTCGCATTTCGAGGGCTGTCAGGCGAACGATTCGCTCGACACCCATCTCCTCAGCCGCCTTGACGACAATCGGCACTCCATCGCGTTCTGGGCAGAACGCCGGCGGAGGACGCATGGCGGCCACGTTCAGGTAAACACGATCACCGGGCGAGAGAAAGCGCTTCACCGATTCCGGATCTTCGAGGTCGCCTTGGACGAGGCGAACGGCCTCGGGCAAGACACGGGCCGCTTTCTCCGGGTCGCGGACGAGCGCCTTCACCACCAAACCTTCCTGCACAAGGCGTCGAACGACGGGTCGGCCTAGCATTCCCGTTGCACCGATGACTGCGCAATGTTTCGTCAGATCTTGATTGCTCACGTTCTTCCCAATGGACCCGGTCGTTGCATCCCGTCGTCCTCAATCATTCTCATTGAACGGATAGAAACAGCTACTCCCCAATGGTGCGGTCCGATACTTCTTTTGCCACTCCAACAGCAGCGGTTCGGCCGAAGAAGAAGTGCAAAGCCTCCCCAAAAGTAAACTTGCCTCCGCTGTAGATTCGAAGTGGCAACCCCGAAAGACCTTTGAGAGCCAGCCCCACATTGGCCTGCGCTTGCTTCGCTCCGGTGTACCCTACTCCTTCGGCGAAAAGACCGTAGTTCTTGCCGGATCCGATGGACGGCGCAAAGAAGGCCCCTTTGACGATATTCGGCCCCGTGAGACCAACCGTAGTGAACTGCGATAGGACCACATGAACAGCAAATTCTCCGCGCGTTTTGTCACCACCAGGACCCACCGGCTCATCGAGCCCCGTATACTGCACGAATGAGTACAAGGCCTCCCCGACGAATGTGTCGTTTCGCGCACTGATCGTGGCCCCCGAGTCCGAATCCTCGGACGATTCACTAGACGAGTCTCCGACTGGTTCGCTGGGTGCGCGACTCACACCAGACGTCTCGACGCCAGCTTTTCTCAGGTTCTCCAACTGCCTTTCGGTGTAGCTCCTTGCTTGCCCTTCGGACTTCTGCGAGCTGCGCTTGGCACCGGTGACGTCAACCGAGGCATTGCCAGTCTTGTCCGCCTCTTCTTCCGCCAACCCAGACGGATCCACCATGTTGATCGGATCATTTGCCGCGTAGGCGAAGAGGCTCCAGGCCCCGTTGCTGCGAGCAGGATCAACGGAAAGGAATCGTCCGATCTGAGGTAGATAGGTGCGAGCCTTCATGAAGGTCGTGATGCCGTTGCCATCTCGCGGCAGCTCGTAGTTGTAGTGGTTCCGATCCGTGACGTGTCCCGCATAGCCCAGGCTCTCGGGCATGTCTCCTTGCTGGATTCCCCAGGGCGTATAGTGGATGGGGCCCACAACGTCCGGCACCTGCCCGGACTCGTCGTAGTCCAGCAAAGCACGGACGCTTCCGAGGTGATCGGATGCGAGGTGGCGAAGGGTGTATGGATGATTTCGGACGCCGTCGGACCCCTGATAGAGGACGACTTCCCGCCCCACGTAGGATCGAAGTCCGAAGGCCCCCGGGATCGCGCCGTCGACCGGGTTGTACTGATCGGTCAGCCTAAACTCCTGCATGGGAGTGCCGCCGGGGCTGTGGAAGGTGACCAGAGCCTCAGAGAAGTCGTCCCTCAGGTCGCTTACTTCCCCCGCGCTCAGGATGATTCCGCCTGGATCCGTCGAGGTGAGAGGATCGGAGCGCACGGGCAGACGATTGAAGACCCCGACCCGGTTCCCATCGGCATCGAAGATATACATGGCTTGGTAGAGATAGTCCCCCACCTCCATGGACGGATATCTCCACCACCAGGCATTGTGCTTTCCAAATTCGTCGTATCTCAGATGCGTCGAGCCGATTCGTTCCAATAGACCTCGGAGGGAATAATCGATCTCCCAGGTACCCACTTTTGAAACACGATTCGTGTGCCGATCGAGCTCGGTAATTGGGAAACTCGAGGTATCACCTTGAAGGAGATTGTCGAAGGCATCGTATTCGTAGGTGTAGTTCGGAGGGGTACTACCGCCCAAACTTACCGTCGAGAGTCGACCGGCCAGGTCGTAGTCATAGCGAGTCTGACCAATGAACTGGATGTTTCCTCGTTTGTCGTACTGCATCAGCCCGGAGTCCCAAACTTCGCTCGTAGTCCAGTGGTACATACCGACACTGCGAATCCTCGGCAGATGGAGCTCGGGGTATAGAACCGAATTGGGCCTGCTGTCTTCGTGAACCTCAAGCTGCCGCGTGTCGTAGGCCACAGGGCTTCCGCTCAGGTTGTAGCGGTTCCGCTGACGGAGGATCCCGTTCGGGTAGTAGGTGTAGGTCAGTAGGTCGTTCCATGAGCTGCCGTCCCCGGGAGTCTCCGTCATTTCCGTCTTGACGAGTTCTCCCCAGCTATAGCTGTGGCGCAGCGAGAGGTCACGGAAACCCTCGAAGCCGCCGTAGCTCGGATAGTTCACCTGCACGACCCGGCCGAGCCCGTCGAAAACCCAGGTAGCGTCCGCGGTGTACATGGTGGAGCGGCCCCCAGCCAGTTCTTCAAACCAGTTGTCGAGTTGCACCTTGTCGATCGAGACTCTTTTGAGACTCACGTTGCCGCGGTCGTCGTATTCGTAGCTGTCGGTTACTTCATAGAGGAGGTTGACTCCTTGGCCTTCGAGAGGGCCCTGCTGGGCATCGGAGTAGAAGCCGGTCCCCGGCCCGGTGAAGTAGTTGAACCGGGTCGCGCTCGCCAGGCGCCCCCCCTCACCGAGCGGGTGGTATTCGTTCTGCACCAGAGTTCGCGACGCGGCGTTCTTGATTCGCACAAGCCGTCCGGCCGCATCGTATTCATTTCGAACAGAGTAGCCGCCGGGGTAGTCTGTCTTCCTTAGATTTCCCAGAGAGTCGTATTTGTATTGAGTTTGGCCCTCGACTTCCGGCAGGTCTTCCGACACCAAGTAGCCCCGTCCGTCGAGGGTTCTCTTCCTCTGCTGCTCCACGGAATCGCCGCCCTCGGGCTCGTCGGTGCGGCTGACCGTTTCGACACCTGCCGAGTAGGTGTAGTCCGTTGCCCGGAAAAGTTCATCGTTGCCGCGCAGCGACTCCTTGAAGCTGACGATTCGCCCGAGGTGATCGAAAGTCGATTCTTGCTGAATGGCATCGGGCTCGTACGGTGTGAGCCGCACCAAATAGTCACTTCGGCCGCCTCCGTAGTTGAACTCTACCCAGTCCCCCTTTGGATTCCGGAATCGAAGGAGGCGGCCGAAGATGTCGTATTCCTGAAATCTGTACCGGGTGCGTGCGCGCCAGTTCTCGTCGTCGTTCGGCCCGTTGTTGCCGTCCATCTGATCCCAGAGGGCGCGATCATAGACACCCGTGACCGAGTTCAACTGATCGTTGGGGTGATATAGCTTGCTTTGCCGAATCACATGTTCGGCCGCAGAAGCAACCCGGTAGTCGGCACGCTCCGGCGAAACCCACTTCTCGACGCGTTTCTCTTGGCCGAACTCGTTCAACGTGACGAGGGTTCGGTCGACGAGACGGTTGCCATCCGTGGTGTCCCGGGTCTCGGTGGTCACTTTTCCACCGCCTTCACCGATCACCTGGTAGACCAGGTTGCGGCGACTGCCCCGTCCTGAGGAATTGTTGGCTGGAGCCTGAACGACGACCCGATTCACCTTGTCGTAGGACGTCTGCTCGCAGTACTTCGGATGGACGGTGCGGTCGCAGGACCTCTCTACGAGACCGGTGTGAGGGTTCATCGTGTTATCCACCGAGAGCGGAGCGACGTTGGCAGCATTGGCGGAGCGAGGCCCCCCCGGATGTTTGAACACACTCGTCGCTGTTTGCCCCATCTCGTGGGTCGAGTAAACTCGATACTCCGGGTTCGCTGAGGCACAGTTGGCGACGCCATAGTCCCCACCCGAGTACTCTTCCCAGTTGGGCCAACCATCCCCGTTGGCGTCGTGCTCGCCGTCGCCATTGTCGTCGTCGAGATAGCGAGCCACCACGTCCTTGGCGTCCAGGGTGCCGTTCAAGCGACGGCCGGTGCGGCGGCAGGTCAAAAATCCGGACGCATCGAAGTCATAGTCGACGCGCCAAGTACCGCCATTGCGGGTCGACTTCTTGGTATCGAAGAGATCGAGCCTCCAGGGCTTGACCTGTCTGTGATCGCGCAGGGGGCCCAGCGTCATGTTGCCACCTAGATCGACGGAGTGATGGACAATCTCGGTGCCGTGCTCACTACCGTCGGAATGCCTGACATAGTGGCCTAGGTACTCTGAGGTTTGTAGAGTACTCGTGGCGGTACCGCCGAAATTTGACTTTGTGGTCGCGGTTCGAAAGTGCCCAAAACCGTCGTAGTCCGTGTACCGCACCTCTTTCCATCGACCGCCATGCTCCTCACGGAAAGCACGCAAGGGATTCTTCAGTGTTCGACAGGCCGCTGCACCCACGACGCCGGGCTGCCAGCAATCGGCGAAGGTGTTGTAGGCGAACGAGCGATAGACCTTCCGGTGCAAGGTGCAAACATTCGTATCGTTGACATCGACCAGAGTGCTCTCGTCGTTGCAGTCGTAGACAAGCGACGACAGGAACAGCTTCTCGGATGGACTGCTGAACACACTGCTCTTGCTGAGATCGTTTCGCTTGGTGATCGGAAGGCCATAGTCGCGGACGCGCCAGGTTCCGTTCGAAGGCAGTGAATCTGGATACTCCGTCTTGGTTACCGTGTGGTAGTCCACCTCGTGCCGAAAGTGCTTTTCCGGACCATCCGGATCTGGACCATCCAGATCAGGACTCTCCGGATCTGGGCGAGTCTCGATGTGAACAACGTGGGTTTCCATCGTATGAGACCGATTGCAGCCGTTGCCGGTCGAACGGTCCACCAGGTTGTAGCGGAAGGCCTGTTCTGACTTTGGCGCGGCATTCGGGTCGGCCGTCATGACCTTGCGCCGATAGACCCCGAAGTTCACCACCGTATCGGGCTCCGAGATGTCGTCCCCATCCGGGCACTCGATAGGTAGGTACACTCCACCATAGGAGTATTCGAGTCCCCCTCCGGCAGGCGTCTTGATCTTGGTCAGCGCGCCGTTGTAGTTCTCGCAGCCTTCAAGGTTTGGGGTGTATTCCTGCTTGTATCCGAACTGGTAATAGCCGGTCACGCTATCGGCACCGGGTAGATCTAGACGGTAGAGGAAAGGAATTTCTTGAACGAGGTTGTGCGGACCCGAGAAGGACTGGGCGCGCAAGGGGCAAGCTCGCGTCAGGTGCTCCTCCCCGATCGACAGCTTCCACACCGC from Acidobacteriota bacterium includes the following:
- a CDS encoding NAD(P)H-binding protein — translated: MSNQDLTKHCAVIGATGMLGRPVVRRLVQEGLVVKALVRDPEKAARVLPEAVRLVQGDLEDPESVKRFLSPGDRVYLNVAAMRPPPAFCPERDGVPIVVKAAEEMGVERIVRLTALEMREDSRFWLTQNMLAADESLRAGQVPWVLLRSSWAMETLETFVRGGRLWVFGRGNVGFYWVSGDDLGRLAAAALVRDEALGKEWHCQGPEELSLREAARRYAAARSRPVPVSELKNVTVGLLGLFSARYRFLSRIMRDFAPSSYPFTGEETWNTLAKPSMSIEGCARYLEECGDRPRKTIPA
- a CDS encoding choice-of-anchor D domain-containing protein, with protein sequence MSRFFSLPLVATLLLASPAVCHEMILVSIGEGVLIPIVQPDIHLETSDPEIDFGTVAVEQSGERQLVLSNVSSDVQIVQLESSSAAVAVSEEVVTLDAGAEQEVTVTFLPTTVGPLSAEALVVVATDSEGYSQTIEVELTGEAIDAFLAVSSSDLEIIGGVADWGEVFSGANLQKAIDVKNTSDHSLYLSVDWHGDSGEVLITRTGDGLLDPGEVETLDLQYFPQSVAEVLGGSLVFSGADSTGAVLDELAIEQTSTLVLGYILPSAQSLDFGSVEVGTSGQQTLEVVSGSAGPVIVTAVVDASESLELPAEDEQFVLPATSAAHVIEVAWSPDPAADVPLTTLLLEATNEDGYVQAISIDLEGERIEPGAELLAYSLLASPSVPLGTIDFGTVVGGDTFTHGSFWIHNVSDSALENGNFLYDGAPVNLSGCPTADLCFEYFDSVWRPLSGFSLMPGERVLARALWSPSSGGNDLGGVAQFSGGAEVLAVLVSGSVVSPEEAPVLLLDAETAGRPVLNDVFFTSSQRQGDETVVRRMVLKNLGTAEVAAGDLLNLAPDAPCLPDGFLNKCFYDALGGPVRSYQLDPAEELEILLVWTYRTDEYGVSDMKSVAFTNGGAHQATLHVHTDVEHAEGGVDIVPTSANGAVAYPDEFHGARGLFNTNSFFSDLTIDAINRLNGNLVVTIPVGQTWQVGPNFTYGLSLIHNSNKWQVRSKSELDNTSGDDYSVAPITVPFPTNAGLGWNLSLGGELYIGRNTLLSDGQNHDDLWDWPVREINTKWLYVDRSGGRHPFGGHPSDKADGSARFSRNGSHIRLRDATGPNGQEVIYVDHPNGLSEEFARYSGVAQGCPASAGERCWRLKRIVDPFGNNVELAYASGGMQTTITDSHSRTMVVRYRAFQPSTANPYQTSVRKLVDEVEFTDANGAPAVWKLSIGEEHLTRACPLRAQSFSGPHNLVQEIPFLYRLDLPGADSVTGYYQFGYKQEYTPNLEGCENYNGALTKIKTPAGGGLEYSYGGVYLPIECPDGDDISEPDTVVNFGVYRRKVMTADPNAAPKSEQAFRYNLVDRSTGNGCNRSHTMETHVVHIETRPDPESPDLDGPDPDGPEKHFRHEVDYHTVTKTEYPDSLPSNGTWRVRDYGLPITKRNDLSKSSVFSSPSEKLFLSSLVYDCNDESTLVDVNDTNVCTLHRKVYRSFAYNTFADCWQPGVVGAAACRTLKNPLRAFREEHGGRWKEVRYTDYDGFGHFRTATTKSNFGGTATSTLQTSEYLGHYVRHSDGSEHGTEIVHHSVDLGGNMTLGPLRDHRQVKPWRLDLFDTKKSTRNGGTWRVDYDFDASGFLTCRRTGRRLNGTLDAKDVVARYLDDDNGDGEHDANGDGWPNWEEYSGGDYGVANCASANPEYRVYSTHEMGQTATSVFKHPGGPRSANAANVAPLSVDNTMNPHTGLVERSCDRTVHPKYCEQTSYDKVNRVVVQAPANNSSGRGSRRNLVYQVIGEGGGKVTTETRDTTDGNRLVDRTLVTLNEFGQEKRVEKWVSPERADYRVASAAEHVIRQSKLYHPNDQLNSVTGVYDRALWDQMDGNNGPNDDENWRARTRYRFQEYDIFGRLLRFRNPKGDWVEFNYGGGRSDYLVRLTPYEPDAIQQESTFDHLGRIVSFKESLRGNDELFRATDYTYSAGVETVSRTDEPEGGDSVEQQRKRTLDGRGYLVSEDLPEVEGQTQYKYDSLGNLRKTDYPGGYSVRNEYDAAGRLVRIKNAASRTLVQNEYHPLGEGGRLASATRFNYFTGPGTGFYSDAQQGPLEGQGVNLLYEVTDSYEYDDRGNVSLKRVSIDKVQLDNWFEELAGGRSTMYTADATWVFDGLGRVVQVNYPSYGGFEGFRDLSLRHSYSWGELVKTEMTETPGDGSSWNDLLTYTYYPNGILRQRNRYNLSGSPVAYDTRQLEVHEDSRPNSVLYPELHLPRIRSVGMYHWTTSEVWDSGLMQYDKRGNIQFIGQTRYDYDLAGRLSTVSLGGSTPPNYTYEYDAFDNLLQGDTSSFPITELDRHTNRVSKVGTWEIDYSLRGLLERIGSTHLRYDEFGKHNAWWWRYPSMEVGDYLYQAMYIFDADGNRVGVFNRLPVRSDPLTSTDPGGIILSAGEVSDLRDDFSEALVTFHSPGGTPMQEFRLTDQYNPVDGAIPGAFGLRSYVGREVVLYQGSDGVRNHPYTLRHLASDHLGSVRALLDYDESGQVPDVVGPIHYTPWGIQQGDMPESLGYAGHVTDRNHYNYELPRDGNGITTFMKARTYLPQIGRFLSVDPARSNGAWSLFAYAANDPINMVDPSGLAEEEADKTGNASVDVTGAKRSSQKSEGQARSYTERQLENLRKAGVETSGVSRAPSEPVGDSSSESSEDSDSGATISARNDTFVGEALYSFVQYTGLDEPVGPGGDKTRGEFAVHVVLSQFTTVGLTGPNIVKGAFFAPSIGSGKNYGLFAEGVGYTGAKQAQANVGLALKGLSGLPLRIYSGGKFTFGEALHFFFGRTAAVGVAKEVSDRTIGE